A single Desulfobaculum xiamenense DNA region contains:
- a CDS encoding glycosyltransferase family 2 protein: MAEPLVSVVIPTHNRAGDLVECIESVLRSDYPAIEVVVADDCSTDDTQTVVRERFPDAVIARTPRNGGASLARNTGARASRGDLIFFLDSDATVAPDAIRRLVDEFVANDLCGLAGPVINFYDEPDVVWFAGADIDLVTGRTTYLASPASQDASYLTGHVPTAFMVRRGVFESTGGFDTRYFIIFEESDFAEAVTRAGYEVRVVPGALAWHKLSFADFSDADQRIQKAIGLRNAQRGYLVSRNRLLFMRKNATRAGYAAFLVLFMPLLTGYYVLQSLRFGRPDIAMATLRGVAHGLAGRFAEES, encoded by the coding sequence ATGGCTGAACCCCTCGTCAGCGTGGTCATCCCCACGCACAACAGGGCCGGTGATCTGGTGGAATGCATCGAATCCGTGCTGCGGTCCGACTATCCGGCCATCGAGGTCGTGGTGGCGGACGACTGCTCCACGGACGACACGCAGACGGTGGTCCGCGAGCGCTTTCCCGATGCCGTCATCGCCCGCACGCCGCGAAACGGCGGGGCGTCACTGGCGCGCAACACGGGGGCGCGGGCCTCGCGCGGCGACCTCATCTTCTTCCTCGACAGCGACGCCACCGTCGCGCCGGACGCCATCCGCCGCCTGGTGGACGAATTCGTCGCCAACGACCTCTGCGGACTGGCCGGACCGGTCATCAATTTTTACGACGAGCCGGATGTGGTGTGGTTCGCCGGGGCGGACATCGATCTCGTGACCGGGCGCACCACCTATCTGGCCAGCCCCGCCTCGCAGGACGCGTCGTACCTGACGGGCCACGTGCCCACGGCGTTCATGGTGCGCCGTGGCGTGTTCGAGTCCACAGGCGGCTTCGACACCCGCTACTTCATCATCTTCGAGGAATCGGACTTTGCGGAGGCGGTGACCCGCGCGGGCTACGAGGTGCGCGTGGTGCCGGGGGCACTGGCGTGGCACAAGCTGTCCTTCGCCGATTTCTCGGACGCCGACCAGCGCATCCAGAAGGCCATCGGCCTGCGCAACGCACAGCGCGGGTACCTCGTCTCGCGAAACCGGCTGCTGTTCATGCGCAAGAATGCGACGCGCGCGGGCTATGCGGCGTTTCTCGTCCTGTTTATGCCGCTTCTGACGGGATACTACGTGCTGCAATCCCTGCGCTTCGGGCGGCCGGACATCGCCATGGCCACCCTTCGTGGCGTGGCGCACGGCCTTGCCGGGCGCTTCGCAGAGGAGTCCTGA
- a CDS encoding glycosyltransferase, with translation MDERRETKRIPFALYGVVLFGVALVMYVVGVFLGFPRNIFFPGNETLTWINRAIVLYSGIPVILGVALIVVDIYVFRPRFRNGGTVRFDPPGSRDCTVVLTAYNDEDSIGESVRDFLGHPDVRRVIVVSNNSTDATLERAAEAGAEVLNECVQGYGACVHRALREGASRPDTELTVLCEGDMTFRAADLDKFFAYIPHADIVIGTRTVDQLQDERTQVTPFIHYGNTFVGKLLEMKHIGRCTLSDVGTTYKMCRNDALLRLLNRLDFRNINLEFNAYFMDRALEAGLAIVECPITFHQRVGVSKGGNINSFVAFRLGLRMMRGILFGWWDEEPRDECSTVTTTAEESK, from the coding sequence ATGGACGAACGCAGGGAGACGAAACGGATACCATTCGCGCTGTATGGCGTGGTGCTGTTCGGCGTGGCGCTTGTGATGTACGTGGTGGGCGTGTTCCTCGGCTTTCCACGCAACATTTTCTTCCCCGGCAACGAGACGCTGACGTGGATCAACCGGGCCATCGTGCTCTATAGCGGCATCCCGGTCATCCTCGGCGTGGCGCTCATCGTGGTGGACATCTACGTGTTCCGCCCGCGCTTTCGCAACGGCGGGACGGTGCGCTTCGATCCGCCGGGTAGCCGCGACTGCACGGTGGTGCTCACCGCCTACAACGACGAGGACTCCATCGGCGAGTCCGTACGCGACTTCCTTGGCCATCCTGATGTGCGCCGCGTCATCGTCGTCAGCAACAATTCCACGGATGCCACCCTCGAACGCGCGGCCGAGGCCGGGGCCGAGGTCCTGAACGAGTGCGTGCAGGGCTACGGCGCGTGCGTGCACCGTGCGCTTCGCGAAGGGGCCTCGCGTCCGGACACGGAACTCACCGTGCTCTGCGAGGGGGACATGACCTTCCGCGCGGCGGACCTCGACAAGTTCTTCGCCTACATCCCGCATGCGGACATCGTCATCGGCACGCGCACCGTGGACCAGTTGCAGGACGAACGCACGCAGGTGACGCCGTTCATCCACTACGGCAACACCTTCGTGGGCAAGCTCCTCGAAATGAAGCACATCGGCCGCTGCACGCTGTCCGACGTGGGCACCACCTACAAGATGTGCCGCAACGACGCGCTGCTGCGCCTGCTGAACCGGCTCGACTTCCGCAACATCAATCTGGAATTCAACGCCTATTTCATGGACCGCGCGCTGGAGGCGGGGCTGGCCATCGTGGAATGCCCCATCACCTTCCATCAGCGCGTCGGTGTGAGCAAGGGGGGGAACATCAACAGCTTCGTGGCCTTCAGGCTGGGGCTTCGCATGATGCGCGGCATCCTCTTTGGCTGGTGGGACGAGGAACCGCGCGACGAGTGCTCCACAGTCACGACAACTGCCGAGGAGTCGAAATGA
- a CDS encoding sulfatase-like hydrolase/transferase: MRRLLSAVIAFAWLVLPASSAAGGVPVRDLLRADWPAGWSVGTTPKTVDVRDVHRLMAQVIADGTPRRVAMDGPVATQARRVERMRNEVWTEFGTRITEAIGRLMATGKADVGPHVLALTYSAAYPTTLSYQLFGRERHMFLPASRQLHTVYVPMEKVGVSPDLGWHATPELLVSEVRISELALVSVHDRAHAELCSMALFLDRIFHPYAASFSLPGGVLPLGTHGVNSSFFQSWVDGEENTIRPTLLVAGGSSVATEFVLDGGGELELWFDAVPFAAMDRVVAEVRLVRADGTAKRLVREERDLSALSGGAAWNALRVAAPISGEVGERVRLEFTVEAAGGAPGTPGAIGLFSGIRMRGGSAEEREPKGRDVVMVIADSLRAQTAYDERLQRPGRGLARLMAMPDTAVFTRAHSPSNTTTPSTNALLHGRYLAEFPIFYHPAQETNLFAYFRSQGYRTYCVTTNPYLIPRLEFFTDEYVYYRDIMDGDRLFARAAEILSRRDADGRPAFVFLQAMETHSPDAFGRVRSDCMDKPEVMRRFAQYLGVREPRDTPETTLAVDSSELDLRPCANLSDDFGWDAASASVVFSGAKRLLLEGDAVQMLAAPDGSEPSGLSLSLRFDPPDLAARLERCEMNLFHRNGRNQLYGVMAAEPLEPGEVRLSRRVKGLVVGGPDEAPFPVEEYTGALVVQLHFSESVSGRATISGVRAVSESRDFMAFMDGVLDRVVVDEPGPDAEGVSCANRPLSKGALLAARKGYVTKWMAFDAKFDAFLDALDGIHDGDGPVMLFFADHGQSLGENGKYGHGSSLGNQQIRVPLVVHVPGGLDGRRLRVDSPVETLSVYATMVHLFGGVSAGPLRGESLLRSALDGDGPERVAVSQIDTRQTARQIAVITPHGKAIVDLDGERMQATTNDDHDGPLDVVPAGLFERARWVGRWYGALGAAGARAEGQAETTRLDQTLDQNLKALKDLGYVE, encoded by the coding sequence ATGAGGAGACTCCTCTCCGCCGTCATCGCGTTCGCATGGCTTGTCCTTCCGGCGTCGTCCGCTGCGGGGGGCGTGCCGGTGCGCGACCTGCTGCGGGCCGACTGGCCCGCCGGATGGAGTGTTGGCACCACGCCGAAGACCGTGGATGTGCGCGACGTGCATCGGCTCATGGCACAGGTGATCGCCGATGGAACGCCCCGGCGCGTGGCCATGGACGGGCCGGTGGCCACGCAGGCTCGCCGGGTGGAGCGCATGCGCAACGAGGTGTGGACGGAGTTCGGGACGCGCATCACGGAGGCCATCGGTCGGCTCATGGCCACGGGCAAGGCCGACGTCGGACCGCACGTCCTCGCGCTGACCTATTCCGCCGCCTATCCAACCACGTTGAGCTACCAGCTCTTCGGGCGCGAGCGGCACATGTTCCTTCCCGCATCCCGGCAGTTGCACACGGTGTACGTGCCCATGGAGAAGGTGGGCGTGTCCCCGGACCTCGGCTGGCATGCGACGCCGGAACTGCTGGTCAGCGAGGTGCGGATTTCGGAGCTTGCGCTGGTGAGCGTGCACGATCGGGCACACGCGGAGTTGTGCTCCATGGCGCTTTTCCTCGACCGGATATTTCATCCCTACGCGGCCTCGTTTTCGCTGCCGGGCGGCGTGTTGCCGCTTGGAACGCACGGGGTGAACTCCTCGTTCTTCCAGTCGTGGGTGGACGGGGAGGAAAACACGATTCGCCCAACGCTCCTTGTGGCGGGCGGATCATCCGTCGCCACGGAGTTTGTTCTGGATGGCGGCGGCGAACTGGAATTGTGGTTCGACGCGGTGCCCTTTGCGGCCATGGACCGCGTGGTGGCCGAGGTGCGTCTTGTCCGCGCGGACGGCACGGCCAAGCGGCTGGTGCGTGAGGAGCGGGATTTGTCGGCGCTTTCCGGCGGCGCGGCGTGGAATGCGCTGCGTGTGGCCGCTCCGATTTCCGGTGAGGTGGGCGAGCGCGTGCGGCTGGAGTTCACCGTGGAGGCCGCCGGTGGCGCACCGGGCACGCCCGGAGCCATTGGCTTGTTCTCTGGCATTCGCATGCGCGGTGGCTCTGCCGAAGAGCGCGAGCCGAAGGGCCGGGATGTGGTGATGGTGATTGCCGATTCCCTGCGCGCTCAGACCGCCTACGACGAGCGGCTCCAGCGGCCGGGACGCGGACTGGCGCGGCTGATGGCCATGCCGGACACGGCCGTGTTCACGCGGGCACACTCGCCCTCCAACACCACCACTCCGTCGACCAATGCGCTCCTGCATGGCCGGTATCTGGCCGAATTCCCAATCTTCTACCACCCCGCGCAGGAGACGAACCTCTTCGCCTATTTCCGTTCGCAGGGCTACCGGACCTACTGCGTGACGACGAACCCTTACCTCATCCCGAGGCTGGAGTTCTTCACGGACGAGTACGTCTATTACCGCGACATCATGGATGGAGACCGACTCTTTGCGCGTGCGGCGGAAATTCTGTCCCGCCGCGACGCGGATGGTCGCCCGGCCTTCGTGTTCCTGCAGGCCATGGAGACCCATTCGCCGGACGCCTTCGGGCGCGTGCGCTCGGACTGCATGGACAAGCCCGAGGTGATGCGCCGCTTCGCGCAATACCTCGGCGTGCGCGAACCTCGGGATACGCCCGAAACCACGCTGGCCGTGGATTCCTCGGAGCTTGATCTGCGCCCCTGCGCCAACCTGTCGGACGATTTCGGTTGGGATGCCGCCAGCGCCAGTGTGGTGTTCTCCGGGGCGAAGCGGCTGCTGCTCGAAGGGGACGCTGTGCAGATGCTCGCTGCGCCGGACGGGTCCGAGCCGAGTGGACTGTCGCTCTCCCTGCGTTTCGACCCGCCGGACCTCGCCGCTCGCCTAGAGCGTTGTGAGATGAATCTTTTCCATCGCAATGGACGCAATCAGTTGTACGGCGTGATGGCGGCCGAGCCGCTGGAGCCGGGTGAGGTGCGCCTCAGCAGGCGGGTGAAGGGGCTTGTCGTCGGTGGGCCGGATGAGGCTCCATTTCCTGTCGAGGAGTATACCGGAGCGTTGGTGGTGCAACTGCATTTCTCAGAATCTGTGAGCGGCAGGGCCACCATCTCGGGTGTGCGAGCGGTTTCCGAATCCCGGGATTTCATGGCCTTCATGGATGGTGTGCTCGACCGCGTCGTCGTGGATGAACCGGGGCCGGACGCAGAAGGGGTGAGCTGTGCGAACCGCCCGCTCTCGAAGGGAGCGCTTCTGGCCGCACGGAAGGGGTATGTGACCAAGTGGATGGCCTTCGACGCCAAGTTCGACGCCTTCCTCGATGCTCTGGATGGCATCCATGACGGCGACGGCCCGGTGATGCTTTTCTTCGCCGATCACGGGCAGTCCCTTGGCGAGAACGGCAAGTATGGCCACGGCTCGTCCCTCGGCAATCAGCAGATTCGCGTGCCGCTGGTGGTGCATGTTCCCGGTGGGCTGGATGGACGGAGATTGCGCGTCGATTCGCCGGTGGAGACGCTCTCGGTGTACGCCACCATGGTGCATCTGTTCGGTGGCGTGTCGGCAGGGCCCCTGCGGGGCGAGAGCCTTTTGCGCTCGGCTCTCGACGGGGATGGGCCGGAACGCGTGGCCGTGTCGCAGATTGATACCCGGCAGACGGCGCGGCAGATTGCCGTGATCACGCCGCACGGCAAGGCCATCGTCGATCTCGACGGCGAGCGCATGCAGGCCACGACCAACGATGACCACGATGGACCGTTGGACGTCGTGCCCGCAGGGCTTTTCGAGCGGGCGCGGTGGGTCGGTCGCTGGTACGGCGCGCTTGGTGCCGCTGGCGCGAGAGCTGAAGGACAGGCCGAGACGACGCGCCTCGACCAGACGTTGGACCAGAATCTCAAGGCACTCAAGGACCTCGGATACGTGGAGTAG
- a CDS encoding alkaline phosphatase family protein, translated as MQAFAKVVVLGFDGLDPRIVQRLMDAGRLPAFAALARRGAFAPVRTTVPPQSPVAWSTIATGCNPGGHGIYDFLHREPEAYRIDLSIIRKTGRNPFAPPGRQYVPPRGGTAFWEQVSRVGLPATVVRWPVTFPPPDNGARMLAGLGMPDIQGNLGRYAFYSTAEADFVGEGADKVRRLTFSGREAKTALDGPLYQALGKPKPSAVPMRIRRSGSGADIELPDAAFHLEPGAWSQWLRVKFPLPPFSKAFGICRMLLVQADPEFRLYVSPIQIDPRAQYLPLSVPEAFAEELGGGQSFFTLGMPEDTKAVSEGRIGEDHFLTLCDELMEQWTGMFFRLLDGFERGLLAFVFDTTDRVQHLFWRHIDPAHPFHDAEAAARYGGVVDAYYERADAILARVMERVGDDTAVVVCSDHGFESFRYAFNVNTWLEREGFLSHAGGEGGPLFRNVDWESTRAYSAGLNALYLNLRGREGRGGVTADERGAVQADLVRRLTDLRHPGTGEHALTAVHLGQDVFHGAFADGAPDLVLGMAPGFRVSWESALGGPGADVFTDNMNHWSGDHCQAPGNVPGILLCSVPLDMGDPGLENIGPTVLELLGLSRPETMQGVPLLSM; from the coding sequence ATGCAGGCATTCGCGAAGGTGGTGGTTCTCGGTTTCGACGGGCTTGACCCGCGCATCGTGCAGCGGCTCATGGACGCGGGGCGGCTGCCCGCCTTTGCGGCGCTGGCGCGGCGGGGAGCGTTCGCCCCTGTGCGCACCACCGTGCCCCCGCAGAGTCCCGTGGCGTGGTCCACCATCGCCACGGGCTGCAATCCGGGCGGGCACGGCATCTACGACTTCCTGCACCGCGAGCCGGAGGCCTACCGCATCGACCTGTCCATCATCCGCAAGACCGGGCGCAATCCCTTTGCGCCACCGGGACGGCAGTACGTTCCGCCGCGTGGCGGCACGGCATTCTGGGAGCAGGTGTCGCGGGTCGGGCTTCCGGCCACGGTGGTGCGCTGGCCCGTGACCTTTCCCCCGCCGGACAACGGCGCGCGCATGCTGGCGGGCCTCGGCATGCCGGACATTCAGGGCAACCTTGGCCGCTATGCGTTCTATTCCACAGCCGAAGCCGACTTCGTGGGCGAGGGGGCGGACAAGGTCCGCAGGCTCACCTTTTCCGGACGCGAGGCCAAGACCGCTCTGGACGGGCCGCTGTATCAGGCCCTCGGCAAGCCGAAGCCCAGCGCCGTGCCCATGCGCATCCGCCGTTCCGGCAGCGGGGCGGACATCGAACTGCCTGACGCGGCCTTCCATCTGGAGCCGGGCGCGTGGAGCCAGTGGCTACGCGTGAAGTTTCCCTTACCGCCGTTTTCCAAGGCCTTCGGCATCTGCCGCATGCTGCTGGTGCAGGCCGACCCGGAATTCAGGCTCTACGTCAGTCCGATCCAGATCGACCCGCGCGCGCAGTATCTGCCGCTTTCGGTGCCGGAAGCCTTTGCCGAGGAGCTTGGCGGCGGGCAGAGCTTCTTCACCCTCGGCATGCCTGAGGACACCAAGGCCGTCAGCGAGGGGCGCATCGGCGAGGACCATTTCCTGACCCTGTGCGATGAACTCATGGAGCAGTGGACCGGGATGTTCTTTCGGCTGCTGGACGGCTTCGAGCGCGGGCTTCTGGCCTTCGTCTTCGACACCACGGACCGCGTGCAGCATCTGTTCTGGCGGCATATCGACCCCGCGCATCCCTTCCACGACGCCGAGGCCGCCGCGCGTTACGGCGGAGTGGTGGACGCGTACTACGAACGGGCGGATGCCATCCTCGCGCGGGTCATGGAGCGCGTGGGGGACGACACGGCCGTCGTCGTCTGCTCGGACCACGGATTCGAGAGCTTCCGTTACGCCTTCAACGTCAACACGTGGCTGGAGCGCGAGGGCTTTCTGTCCCATGCGGGAGGTGAGGGCGGGCCGCTGTTCAGAAACGTGGACTGGGAGTCCACCCGCGCCTACTCGGCGGGGCTGAATGCGCTTTACCTCAACCTTCGCGGGCGCGAGGGGCGCGGCGGCGTGACGGCGGATGAGCGCGGGGCCGTGCAGGCCGATCTGGTGCGGCGGCTGACGGACCTGCGCCATCCGGGCACGGGCGAGCATGCGCTCACGGCCGTGCACCTCGGACAGGACGTCTTCCATGGTGCCTTCGCGGATGGCGCGCCGGACCTTGTCCTCGGCATGGCTCCGGGCTTTCGCGTCTCGTGGGAGAGTGCGCTTGGCGGGCCAGGGGCGGATGTCTTCACGGACAATATGAATCACTGGAGCGGGGACCACTGTCAGGCACCGGGCAATGTTCCGGGCATCCTGCTGTGCAGCGTGCCGCTCGACATGGGCGATCCGGGGCTGGAGAACATCGGCCCCACGGTGCTCGAACTGCTGGGCCTTTCCCGGCCCGAAACCATGCAGGGCGTGCCCCTGCTGAGCATGTGA
- the cysD gene encoding sulfate adenylyltransferase subunit CysD, producing MDRLTRLENDAVYIIREAYARTRATAVLWSMGKDSTVLLWLCMKAFLGRVPIPVIHIDTGYKFPQMYAYRDRWAAEWGLDVRVFACPEGTAVGPDHESKLECCTRRKTNVLRDALGSLGLESVLVGIRRDEHGIRAKERVFSPRGEDFRWDYMNQPAEMWDLYQSRDDAHHLRVHPLLGFTELDVWEYVRRENLELNELYFARNGRRYRSLGCMPCCSPVESDAATVDEIIAELSQSTVGERSGRAQDKEDAFTMQKLRSLGYL from the coding sequence ATGGACAGATTGACGCGACTGGAGAACGACGCGGTCTACATCATCCGCGAGGCCTACGCCCGCACGCGTGCGACCGCCGTGCTGTGGTCCATGGGCAAGGATTCGACGGTGCTCCTGTGGCTGTGCATGAAGGCCTTTCTGGGGCGCGTGCCCATTCCCGTCATCCACATCGACACCGGCTACAAGTTTCCGCAGATGTATGCCTACCGCGACCGCTGGGCCGCCGAGTGGGGGCTGGACGTGCGCGTGTTCGCCTGCCCGGAGGGAACGGCCGTGGGGCCGGACCACGAGTCCAAGCTCGAATGCTGCACCCGCCGCAAGACCAACGTCCTGCGCGATGCCCTTGGTTCCCTTGGCCTCGAATCCGTGCTGGTGGGCATCCGGCGCGACGAGCACGGCATCCGCGCCAAGGAGCGCGTGTTCTCCCCGCGCGGCGAGGACTTCCGCTGGGACTACATGAATCAGCCCGCCGAGATGTGGGACCTCTATCAGAGCCGTGACGATGCGCATCACCTGCGCGTGCATCCGTTACTCGGCTTCACGGAGCTTGACGTGTGGGAGTACGTGCGCCGCGAGAATCTCGAACTCAACGAGCTGTATTTCGCCCGCAACGGACGCCGCTACCGCAGCCTCGGCTGCATGCCGTGCTGTAGTCCGGTCGAGTCCGACGCGGCCACCGTGGACGAGATCATCGCGGAGCTTTCGCAGTCCACGGTTGGCGAACGCTCCGGCCGGGCGCAGGACAAGGAGGATGCCTTCACCATGCAGAAGCTTCGTTCGCTGGGGTACCTGTGA
- a CDS encoding GTP-binding protein — protein sequence MSAANRNAQSRPLAAVVVGDVDHGKSTLIGRLLYDTGSLDSERMSDLESSIGAGGPDFARVMDALAEERRDRITVDTAQTFFSSAVRDYVLIDVPGHREFIRNMVTGATKADLAVAIVDVERGMGDQTMRHLAILNMIGVQRWVVVVNKMDLPGQGEKTFETVAASVRALAKRLGSEVAALIPVSAVRGDNVVHPSSDVNWYRGPSLLAALDAESVPGERRGTACMPVQDSYDMDGTPVRVGRMLSGSVTAGTRLRVEPGGGEVEVAHVVRFPEGVVERAEPGESVGLVLAGDASIRRGDVLADAPLRVESSVRVRMASLCEKPLRIGETFTMRIGHQEMECTLGELTRRVVFGGEIMVVDENPGRAVFFGDIVVGNMMARNPVAFLPFAQCPELGRLVLERGGEAVAVGVVE from the coding sequence ATGAGCGCCGCAAACAGGAATGCGCAGAGCCGTCCGCTGGCGGCCGTCGTCGTCGGCGATGTGGACCATGGCAAGAGTACGCTCATCGGCAGGCTCCTCTACGACACGGGTAGCCTTGATTCCGAGCGCATGAGCGATCTCGAAAGCTCCATCGGCGCGGGGGGGCCGGATTTTGCCCGCGTTATGGACGCGCTGGCCGAGGAGCGGCGCGACCGTATTACCGTGGATACCGCACAGACCTTCTTTTCCAGCGCCGTGCGCGACTATGTGCTCATCGACGTGCCCGGTCACCGGGAGTTCATTCGCAACATGGTCACCGGGGCCACCAAGGCCGATTTGGCCGTGGCCATCGTGGATGTGGAGCGTGGCATGGGCGACCAGACCATGCGCCATCTCGCCATTCTCAACATGATCGGCGTGCAGCGCTGGGTGGTGGTCGTCAACAAGATGGACCTGCCTGGACAGGGTGAAAAAACATTCGAGACCGTGGCCGCTTCCGTGCGTGCCCTTGCGAAGCGCTTGGGGAGCGAGGTGGCGGCGCTCATTCCCGTGTCCGCCGTGCGGGGCGACAATGTCGTTCACCCCTCGTCGGACGTGAACTGGTATCGCGGTCCGTCGCTGCTTGCCGCCCTCGACGCCGAGTCCGTGCCCGGGGAGCGCCGGGGCACGGCCTGCATGCCCGTGCAGGACAGCTACGACATGGACGGAACCCCGGTGCGGGTTGGCCGTATGTTAAGCGGCAGCGTGACGGCGGGGACGCGCCTTCGCGTTGAACCGGGCGGCGGCGAGGTGGAGGTTGCCCATGTGGTGCGTTTCCCCGAGGGCGTGGTGGAGCGCGCAGAGCCGGGCGAGAGTGTGGGGCTGGTGCTTGCCGGGGATGCGTCCATCCGGCGTGGCGACGTGCTGGCGGATGCCCCCCTGCGCGTGGAGTCCTCGGTGCGCGTGCGCATGGCTTCGCTGTGCGAGAAGCCGCTTCGCATTGGCGAGACGTTTACCATGCGCATCGGGCATCAGGAGATGGAATGCACGCTTGGCGAATTGACGCGGCGTGTCGTTTTCGGCGGCGAGATTATGGTTGTGGATGAAAATCCGGGACGTGCTGTTTTCTTTGGCGATATTGTGGTAGGGAACATGATGGCCCGTAATCCCGTGGCTTTTCTGCCCTTTGCGCAGTGCCCGGAGTTGGGGCGGCTGGTTCTGGAACGTGGCGGCGAAGCGGTCGCCGTGGGCGTGGTCGAGTGA
- a CDS encoding alkaline phosphatase family protein, whose translation MNRRRFLGACAIGALGGALGFPAILRARRGAYRRVLLLGMDGIDFGLVREFCKAGHLPSFQRLLESGTLAPLATSTPPQSPVSWTCIGTGVGPGAHGMFDFLERDPKRYLPRLAITRLEGGGLFGDPRYVNPVQARPFWDELADTEIPATVIKWPVTFPAPDKSRVRLLSGMGVPDVQGNIGRYTFYTDAPDDGGPAGHKLARLEFVDGMAHSEVRGPLVAGIAGTSPATLELVVTRTEKGVRVSVDGRTADLVQGRFSDWMPMRFDMGFGRSMSAIGRFCLVEAAPHVRLYLTPLNLDPVDPAFPISSPPDYAAEMSRAVGRYATLGIPADTKALTEGRLTEETFLDFCDGLLTEQERLFEYEFGRFETGLLAGVLFTTDRVQHMFWAARDPQHPLHTPDYARRYGSVLPDLYRRMDRQLGRILAEIGDDTLFLAFSDHGFGPYRHSVHLNRWLAERGHLALTGKPDPGDPDAGALFANVDWKHTAAYAMGLNSIYVNLEGREGEGVVSESARSALVARIASELEDFRDPQSGARVVEAAFPAASAYGGAANAPDIVVGFRPGYRASWQTAVGGCPEEIVSANTGRWSGDHCIAPGFVPGMVCSNRPLAGDSLSVYDIAPTVLAALGLDTPRRYVGRNCVG comes from the coding sequence ATGAACAGGCGGCGATTCCTTGGTGCCTGCGCGATTGGTGCTCTTGGCGGCGCGCTTGGCTTTCCGGCCATCCTGCGCGCCCGGCGTGGGGCCTATCGGCGCGTGCTGCTGCTCGGCATGGACGGCATTGATTTCGGGCTGGTCCGAGAGTTCTGCAAGGCGGGGCATCTTCCGTCCTTTCAGAGACTTCTGGAGTCCGGGACCTTGGCTCCGCTGGCGACGAGCACGCCGCCGCAGTCGCCCGTTTCGTGGACGTGCATCGGCACGGGCGTCGGCCCCGGCGCGCATGGCATGTTTGATTTTCTCGAACGTGATCCGAAGCGCTATTTGCCCCGGCTTGCCATCACCCGGCTTGAGGGCGGGGGGCTGTTCGGAGATCCGCGCTACGTGAATCCCGTGCAGGCGAGGCCATTCTGGGACGAACTGGCCGACACGGAAATCCCGGCGACGGTCATCAAGTGGCCCGTGACCTTTCCCGCACCGGACAAGAGCCGCGTGCGGCTGCTTTCCGGCATGGGCGTGCCGGACGTGCAGGGCAACATAGGGCGCTATACCTTCTATACCGACGCGCCGGACGACGGCGGCCCGGCCGGGCACAAGCTGGCACGTCTGGAATTCGTCGATGGCATGGCGCATTCGGAAGTGCGTGGGCCGTTGGTGGCGGGCATTGCCGGAACGAGTCCCGCCACGCTGGAGCTGGTGGTCACCCGAACGGAGAAGGGCGTGCGCGTGTCCGTGGATGGGCGCACGGCGGACCTCGTGCAGGGGCGCTTCTCGGACTGGATGCCCATGCGCTTCGACATGGGCTTCGGGCGTTCCATGAGCGCCATTGGGCGCTTCTGCCTCGTGGAGGCCGCGCCGCACGTGCGGCTGTATCTGACGCCCCTCAATCTCGACCCCGTCGACCCTGCCTTTCCCATCAGTTCGCCCCCGGACTACGCGGCGGAGATGTCGCGCGCCGTCGGCCGATACGCCACGCTGGGCATTCCGGCGGACACCAAGGCCCTGACCGAGGGACGGCTCACCGAGGAAACCTTCCTCGATTTTTGCGACGGACTGCTCACGGAGCAAGAGCGGCTGTTCGAGTACGAGTTCGGGCGGTTCGAAACCGGCCTGCTGGCCGGGGTGCTGTTCACCACGGACCGCGTGCAGCACATGTTCTGGGCTGCTCGCGATCCGCAGCATCCGCTCCATACGCCGGACTATGCGCGCCGCTACGGCTCCGTGTTGCCAGACCTCTACCGGCGCATGGATCGCCAGCTTGGGCGCATCCTCGCCGAGATAGGGGACGACACGCTGTTTCTGGCGTTTTCGGACCATGGATTCGGCCCCTACCGCCACTCCGTGCACCTGAACCGCTGGCTGGCGGAGCGCGGGCATCTGGCCCTCACCGGGAAGCCGGACCCAGGCGACCCCGACGCGGGCGCACTGTTCGCCAACGTGGATTGGAAGCATACGGCGGCCTACGCCATGGGGCTCAACAGCATCTACGTGAATCTCGAAGGGCGCGAGGGCGAGGGGGTGGTGTCCGAGTCCGCCCGGTCCGCGCTGGTGGCGCGCATAGCGTCCGAGCTGGAGGATTTCAGGGATCCGCAAAGTGGCGCGCGCGTGGTGGAAGCGGCGTTTCCTGCGGCGTCGGCCTATGGCGGCGCGGCGAACGCGCCGGACATCGTGGTCGGATTCCGTCCCGGATACCGGGCCAGTTGGCAGACGGCCGTCGGCGGCTGCCCGGAGGAGATCGTCTCCGCCAACACGGGACGCTGGAGCGGCGATCATTGCATCGCGCCGGGGTTCGTGCCGGGGATGGTCTGTTCGAATCGTCCACTCGCGGGAGACAGCCTGTCGGTCTACGACATCGCGCCAACCGTGCTGGCGGCGCTCGGCCTTGATACGCCGCGCCGTTATGTGGGGCGCAACTGCGTCGGATAG